Proteins encoded in a region of the Halostella limicola genome:
- a CDS encoding DUF7854 family protein — translation MDRISALRNIEDALATYERGETDLASLEGEVRGVLRTFATEFEDDLTAYRAAGDDRVDGLVIVAESRAEARERVRELVDGEVDPTVERLERD, via the coding sequence ATGGACCGTATCTCCGCCCTCCGCAACATCGAGGACGCCCTCGCGACCTACGAGCGCGGCGAGACGGATCTCGCGAGCCTCGAAGGCGAGGTTCGGGGCGTGCTGCGGACCTTCGCCACCGAGTTCGAGGACGACCTGACCGCCTACCGCGCCGCCGGCGACGACCGCGTCGACGGCCTGGTCATCGTGGCGGAGTCGCGGGCGGAAGCCCGGGAGCGCGTGCGCGAACTGGTCGACGGCGAGGTCGACCCGACCGTCGAACGCCTCGAGCGCGATTGA
- a CDS encoding SLC13 family permease has translation MLVVFAIILAALVLFATEAVPVDITALGVMVTLLLVDPVTGALAEAGLLSEGISVLDSPQQGVSGFASTATITVLAMFILSEGVQRTGIVQILGRRIATYTGEDEGKQLGATIGVVGPISGFINNTAAVAILLPMVTNLAHEGKTSPSKLLIPLSYASMFGGTLTLIGTSTNILASDIMARPEFLGRGFGMFEFTALGLFVSAIGTVYLLTVGRWLLPERIKVAEDLTEEFEMGEYLTEVVVREDSPLVGETVREVLRETDYDLDLVQLIRGDKVFMEPLAPKTIRAGDIFAIRTDRDTLLELSDEESLDLLPEVTVDEEELEAATEAQNLVEVIIPPGSSLLGETLVSSNFRQRYDATVLALRRGGDVLRKRLDHVPLRIGDTLLVQATPDSIDRLDRNRDFTVAREVERRTFRESKIPVALGIVAAVVAVAAVDFLPIMVAALAGALLMVLTGCLEPNEVYESVQWDVIVLLAGVIPLGLAMENSGAAELIADVIVGSASALPAVAVLGLLYVVTALLTNVISNNASVVLMVPVAFEAAQRLGASEFSFILAVTFAASTAFMTPVGYQTNLFVYGPGGYRFTDYLKVGGPLQLLFAVATTAGIAVLWGV, from the coding sequence ATCCTCGTCGTGTTCGCGATCATCCTCGCCGCGCTCGTCCTGTTCGCGACCGAGGCGGTCCCCGTCGACATCACTGCGCTCGGGGTCATGGTCACCCTCCTACTGGTTGACCCGGTCACTGGCGCGCTCGCCGAGGCCGGCCTGCTGTCGGAAGGGATCTCGGTGCTCGACTCCCCCCAGCAGGGCGTCTCCGGGTTCGCGAGCACAGCGACGATCACCGTGCTCGCGATGTTCATCCTGAGCGAGGGCGTCCAGCGGACGGGCATCGTCCAGATCCTCGGCCGGCGGATCGCAACCTACACCGGTGAGGACGAGGGGAAGCAACTCGGCGCGACCATCGGCGTCGTCGGCCCGATCTCGGGCTTTATCAACAACACCGCCGCGGTCGCGATCCTGCTGCCCATGGTCACGAACCTCGCGCACGAGGGGAAGACGTCGCCGTCGAAGCTGCTCATCCCCCTCTCCTACGCGTCGATGTTCGGCGGGACGCTGACGCTCATCGGCACGTCGACGAACATCCTCGCCAGCGACATCATGGCCCGGCCGGAGTTTCTCGGCCGCGGGTTCGGCATGTTCGAGTTCACCGCGCTCGGACTGTTCGTCAGCGCCATCGGCACCGTCTACCTCCTCACCGTCGGCCGGTGGCTCCTCCCCGAGCGCATCAAGGTCGCCGAGGACCTGACCGAGGAGTTCGAGATGGGCGAGTACCTCACCGAGGTCGTCGTCCGGGAGGACTCCCCGCTGGTCGGGGAGACCGTCCGCGAAGTGCTCCGGGAGACCGACTACGACCTCGACCTCGTCCAGCTCATCCGCGGCGACAAGGTGTTCATGGAGCCGCTCGCCCCGAAGACCATCCGCGCGGGCGACATCTTCGCCATCCGGACCGACCGGGACACCTTACTGGAACTCAGCGACGAGGAGAGCCTCGACCTCCTGCCGGAGGTGACCGTCGACGAGGAGGAACTGGAGGCCGCCACCGAGGCGCAGAACCTCGTCGAAGTGATCATCCCGCCCGGGTCGTCGCTGCTCGGCGAGACGCTCGTGTCGTCGAACTTCCGCCAGCGCTACGACGCGACGGTGCTCGCCCTCCGTCGCGGCGGCGACGTGCTCCGGAAACGCCTCGACCACGTCCCGCTCCGGATCGGCGACACGCTGCTCGTCCAGGCGACGCCCGACAGCATCGACCGCCTCGACCGCAACCGCGATTTCACCGTCGCCCGCGAAGTCGAGCGACGCACCTTCCGCGAGTCGAAGATCCCGGTCGCGCTCGGCATCGTCGCGGCCGTCGTCGCCGTCGCCGCCGTCGACTTCCTCCCGATCATGGTCGCGGCGCTCGCGGGCGCGCTGTTGATGGTGCTGACGGGGTGTCTCGAACCCAACGAGGTGTACGAGTCCGTCCAGTGGGACGTGATCGTCCTGCTCGCTGGCGTCATCCCGCTCGGCCTCGCCATGGAGAACTCCGGCGCCGCCGAGCTCATCGCCGACGTCATCGTCGGCAGCGCGTCGGCGCTTCCCGCCGTGGCCGTGCTCGGCCTGCTGTACGTCGTCACCGCGCTCCTGACGAACGTCATCAGCAACAACGCGAGCGTCGTCCTCATGGTGCCCGTCGCCTTCGAGGCCGCCCAGCGGCTCGGCGCGAGCGAGTTCTCGTTCATCCTCGCGGTCACCTTCGCCGCCAGCACCGCCTTCATGACGCCCGTCGGCTACCAGACCAACCTCTTCGTCTACGGCCCCGGCGGCTACCGCTTCACCGACTACCTGAAGGTCGGCGGCCCCCTGCAACTGCTGTTCGCCGTCGCGACGACGGCCGGCATCGCGGTGCTGTGGGGCGTGTGA
- a CDS encoding DUF7856 family protein, with protein MRVDRDGAVRRGRAVDLREAAVDAAAAERAVREGTWVSCLEPGPIHDRVSPVEPGMALSVRAALADAARTRDVAAPQDDALAGVRAELAALDPPAVDCAEARRRVAEAGEREAALAERVSELRGKLTALEERGDDADDARAEREAAVERLAEVRTERIAAEQALSQARDRAREARDARARRLRLEDRAKNLRRDARDHLAASVRDAFAAAVDAVPGRGEVGEAGEFAGDPVTAALAVVRVANVDAPVVLACDRFESAAAAAERLDAPVLRV; from the coding sequence GTGAGAGTCGACCGCGACGGCGCGGTCCGTCGAGGGCGGGCCGTCGACCTCCGCGAGGCGGCCGTCGACGCCGCGGCAGCCGAGCGGGCCGTCCGCGAGGGGACGTGGGTGAGCTGTCTCGAACCGGGGCCGATTCACGACCGCGTCTCGCCGGTCGAGCCCGGGATGGCCCTGTCCGTCCGGGCCGCATTGGCGGACGCCGCTCGGACCCGAGATGTGGCGGCGCCGCAGGACGACGCGCTCGCCGGCGTTCGAGCCGAACTCGCCGCCCTCGACCCGCCGGCCGTCGACTGTGCGGAGGCGCGGCGGCGCGTCGCCGAGGCGGGCGAGAGGGAGGCCGCGCTCGCCGAGCGCGTGAGCGAACTCCGGGGGAAGCTGACGGCGCTGGAGGAGCGGGGTGACGATGCGGACGACGCGCGGGCCGAGCGAGAGGCGGCCGTCGAGCGCCTCGCGGAGGTCCGAACTGAGCGCATCGCCGCCGAGCAGGCGCTCTCGCAGGCCCGCGATCGGGCGCGGGAAGCGCGGGACGCCCGAGCGCGACGACTCCGACTGGAGGACCGGGCGAAGAACCTCAGACGGGACGCCCGCGACCACCTCGCGGCGTCGGTGCGGGACGCGTTCGCGGCCGCCGTCGACGCCGTGCCGGGCCGCGGCGAGGTCGGCGAGGCGGGCGAGTTCGCGGGCGATCCCGTTACGGCGGCGTTGGCGGTCGTCCGCGTCGCCAACGTGGACGCGCCGGTCGTGCTCGCCTGCGACCGCTTCGAGTCGGCAGCGGCGGCCGCCGAACGCCTCGACGCACCCGTCCTCAGAGTTTAA
- a CDS encoding DUF7857 domain-containing protein, with protein sequence MVELACRTERRDGVTLVEAVVENDGGVTRRVRLESTLDGPAWPPRRRGVPVDDWNADAVARTLAPGERAGVGFASPAPPASPPVRVAESRRVEAGGEGDASGEGGEATDAADVVRRLGDPSPPRDAVPPSDPEAGAKAVAEATSEGNDGERDGTRHEGRAGTGDEGVPAPVAEWFAAVEERVEAAESCAAATTLPEATRAVEDAGDLAAVESALDRLAADAAALRAASRRSESLADRAEAVDGEVPVAALRTLS encoded by the coding sequence ATGGTCGAGTTAGCGTGTCGGACCGAGCGGCGGGACGGGGTGACGCTCGTGGAGGCGGTCGTCGAGAACGACGGCGGGGTGACGCGGCGGGTGCGACTCGAATCCACGCTCGACGGGCCGGCGTGGCCGCCGCGCCGCCGCGGCGTGCCGGTCGACGACTGGAACGCCGACGCCGTCGCGCGGACGCTCGCGCCGGGCGAACGCGCTGGCGTGGGGTTCGCCAGCCCCGCGCCGCCCGCGTCGCCGCCGGTGCGGGTCGCGGAGAGCCGACGCGTCGAGGCGGGCGGAGAGGGGGACGCAAGCGGCGAGGGAGGCGAAGCGACCGACGCGGCCGACGTGGTTCGGCGTCTCGGCGACCCGTCGCCGCCGCGGGACGCGGTGCCGCCGAGTGACCCCGAAGCCGGCGCGAAAGCGGTCGCCGAAGCGACGAGCGAGGGAAACGACGGGGAGAGAGACGGGACCAGGCACGAGGGAAGAGCCGGGACGGGGGACGAAGGCGTTCCCGCTCCCGTCGCCGAGTGGTTCGCCGCCGTCGAGGAGCGCGTCGAGGCGGCCGAGAGCTGCGCGGCGGCGACGACGCTCCCCGAGGCGACGCGCGCGGTCGAGGACGCGGGGGACCTTGCCGCCGTCGAGTCGGCGCTCGACCGACTCGCGGCGGACGCCGCGGCGCTCCGAGCGGCAAGCCGTCGATCCGAGTCGCTCGCCGACCGCGCCGAAGCCGTCGATGGGGAAGTTCCCGTGGCGGCGCTCCGGACGCTGTCGTGA
- a CDS encoding MinD/ParA family ATP-binding protein — protein MILAVAGGKGGVGKSTVSLNLAAELDAVAVDADLGMADLPESRGPDLHDVLAGRADPVEAVREGGPVDLLSCGRTLAGARAADPTALADAIGAVEDAYGPVVVDCPAGMAADAGLPLFAADRCMLVALPDAFAVADVVRTRALARELDAGLSRVVLNRAGRDPPTDRVERALGAPVTAVPDSAVVERAQRAGKPVTAVAPESTAADGFRELAATLTAGPAGRRGRRR, from the coding sequence GTGATCCTCGCGGTCGCCGGCGGCAAGGGCGGCGTCGGCAAGTCGACGGTGTCGCTGAACCTCGCCGCCGAACTCGACGCCGTCGCGGTCGACGCGGACCTGGGGATGGCGGACCTGCCCGAGTCCCGCGGGCCGGACCTGCACGACGTGCTCGCCGGGCGGGCCGACCCCGTCGAGGCGGTCCGCGAGGGCGGCCCCGTCGACCTGTTGTCCTGCGGCCGGACGCTCGCCGGCGCGCGGGCCGCCGACCCGACCGCGCTCGCGGACGCTATCGGGGCCGTCGAAGACGCCTACGGGCCCGTCGTCGTGGACTGCCCGGCGGGGATGGCGGCAGACGCCGGCCTCCCGCTGTTCGCCGCGGACCGCTGCATGCTGGTGGCGCTCCCGGACGCGTTCGCGGTGGCGGACGTCGTCCGGACACGGGCGCTCGCCCGGGAACTCGACGCCGGACTCAGCCGCGTCGTGTTGAACCGGGCCGGGCGCGACCCGCCGACGGACCGCGTCGAGCGAGCGCTCGGCGCGCCGGTGACAGCGGTCCCGGATTCGGCGGTGGTCGAGCGGGCTCAGCGGGCCGGGAAACCGGTGACGGCCGTCGCCCCGGAGAGTACGGCCGCGGATGGGTTTCGGGAGTTGGCGGCCACGCTCACAGCGGGGCCAGCAGGACGGCGAGGGCGACGGCGATGA
- a CDS encoding DUF7855 family protein — translation MLLIVTYSRGARQTLRNVCSTHGETVVRRFGRAALLAETEFGALLALRLREKHGGDVQIEHTEPFNEFAAVPAAVRDAAAAYENRDAQSTPYAKFATGTDHPAPCDLRDSDL, via the coding sequence GTGCTGCTGATCGTCACGTACTCGCGGGGAGCGCGCCAGACGCTGCGGAACGTCTGTTCGACGCACGGGGAGACCGTCGTCCGACGCTTCGGCCGGGCGGCCCTCCTCGCGGAGACGGAGTTCGGGGCGCTGCTGGCGCTGCGCCTCCGCGAGAAACACGGCGGCGACGTCCAGATCGAGCACACCGAGCCGTTCAACGAGTTCGCCGCGGTACCGGCGGCGGTCCGCGACGCGGCGGCGGCCTACGAGAACCGAGACGCGCAGAGTACGCCGTACGCCAAGTTCGCCACCGGCACGGACCACCCCGCCCCGTGCGACCTGCGGGACAGCGACCTGTGA
- a CDS encoding aldo/keto reductase yields MSVPSVTLPSGDDLPVVGVGTWDIEGDTVRESVRAALDAGYTHVDTAEGYMNEAEIGDVLADYDRDDVFLTSKVLPKNLGYEDVLSSCEASLDRLGTDYLDLYLIHWPNPAISLRETLSAMEKLHDEGKVRNVGVSNFSAYQLSAAHHVSDVPIAVNQIEFHPRFQRPDLVDYCRETDTVVEAAAPLARTDIFENDAVRELAEQYDKSPAQIALKWAVENDVVVLPKSSSPEHVRQNLELFDWELADEDRRRLDEADRDDPVYDFPARDWSGDVYGISE; encoded by the coding sequence ATGTCCGTACCATCCGTGACGTTGCCCAGCGGCGACGACCTCCCCGTCGTCGGCGTCGGCACGTGGGACATCGAGGGCGACACCGTCCGCGAGTCGGTCCGCGCCGCGCTCGACGCCGGCTACACCCACGTCGACACTGCCGAGGGGTACATGAACGAGGCGGAGATCGGCGACGTCCTCGCCGACTACGACCGCGACGACGTCTTTCTCACCTCGAAGGTCCTGCCGAAGAACCTCGGCTACGAGGACGTCCTCAGCTCCTGCGAGGCGTCGCTCGACCGCCTCGGCACCGACTATCTCGACCTCTACCTCATCCACTGGCCCAACCCCGCCATCTCGCTGCGCGAGACGCTCTCCGCTATGGAGAAACTCCACGACGAGGGCAAGGTCCGCAACGTCGGCGTGTCGAACTTCAGCGCCTACCAGCTGAGCGCCGCCCACCACGTCTCGGACGTCCCCATCGCCGTCAACCAGATCGAGTTCCACCCCCGGTTCCAGCGGCCCGACCTCGTCGACTACTGCCGCGAGACCGACACCGTGGTCGAGGCCGCCGCGCCGCTGGCCCGCACCGATATCTTCGAGAACGACGCCGTGCGGGAACTCGCCGAACAGTACGACAAGTCGCCCGCCCAGATCGCCCTGAAGTGGGCCGTCGAGAACGACGTCGTCGTCCTCCCGAAGTCCTCCTCGCCCGAGCACGTCCGGCAGAACCTCGAACTGTTCGACTGGGAACTGGCCGACGAGGACCGCCGCCGCCTCGACGAGGCCGACCGCGACGACCCGGTGTACGACTTCCCCGCCCGCGACTGGAGCGGCGACGTGTACGGCATCTCGGAGTAG
- a CDS encoding DUF7504 family protein yields the protein MTDPLASLDDASSILFLTPSLGDATNDTCIRLLDPTEPAATNVLFVTFTGSPRDRLEAWIDRAGGRPATAHVVTAGETAGRSDGDGPAPDSVERVGTPSDLTGISIRVSEVLSEWSDTDANSVVCFDSITALLQYVDVETAYEFLHVLTGRLYAFGAKGHFHLDPGAHPDMTVARIQTLFDAMVEADGDDLAVRRQ from the coding sequence ATGACGGATCCCCTCGCATCTCTCGACGACGCGTCGTCCATCCTGTTTCTCACGCCGTCGCTCGGCGACGCGACGAACGACACCTGCATTCGCCTTCTGGACCCGACGGAGCCGGCGGCGACGAACGTCCTCTTCGTCACGTTCACCGGTTCGCCGCGGGACCGGCTCGAGGCGTGGATCGACCGCGCCGGGGGGCGGCCGGCGACCGCGCACGTCGTCACGGCCGGCGAGACGGCCGGGCGCTCGGACGGCGACGGGCCCGCGCCGGACTCGGTCGAGCGAGTCGGAACGCCGAGCGACCTCACGGGGATCAGTATCCGCGTCAGCGAGGTGCTGAGCGAGTGGAGCGATACCGATGCGAACAGCGTCGTCTGTTTCGACTCGATCACCGCCCTCCTGCAGTACGTCGACGTGGAGACGGCCTACGAGTTCCTCCACGTGCTGACGGGCCGCCTGTACGCGTTCGGGGCCAAGGGGCACTTCCACCTCGACCCCGGGGCGCACCCGGACATGACCGTCGCCCGCATCCAGACGCTGTTCGACGCCATGGTAGAGGCGGACGGCGACGACCTCGCCGTCCGCAGGCAGTGA
- a CDS encoding group I intron-associated PD-(D/E)XK endonuclease encodes MPPTLESHEKGDATEAVVVAELKRRAIPVARPFGDNQRYDAVVETPDGELLKIQIKTGWLADGKVHFHGKSQHTNSTGNVYERYDGDVDSFVVYSDDLDELYLIDEGEFETKMALRVDPPKQPDSSINWADDYAFDANWPPAP; translated from the coding sequence GTGCCACCGACACTGGAATCTCACGAGAAGGGCGACGCCACCGAGGCCGTCGTCGTCGCGGAACTCAAACGCCGAGCGATCCCGGTCGCGAGGCCCTTCGGCGACAACCAGCGGTACGACGCCGTCGTCGAGACGCCTGACGGAGAGCTTCTCAAGATCCAGATTAAGACGGGCTGGCTCGCGGACGGGAAGGTCCACTTCCACGGGAAGTCCCAGCACACCAACTCGACGGGCAACGTCTACGAGCGCTACGACGGCGACGTAGACTCCTTCGTCGTGTACTCCGACGACCTCGACGAACTCTACCTTATCGACGAGGGCGAGTTCGAGACGAAGATGGCGCTCCGCGTCGACCCTCCGAAACAGCCGGACAGTTCGATCAACTGGGCCGACGACTACGCCTTCGACGCGAACTGGCCGCCCGCGCCGTAG
- a CDS encoding LAGLIDADG family homing endonuclease has protein sequence MAQAENAELVDSFEQFYRSYYRDEIGKLAQQYPNERRSLYVDWQDLYRYDPDLADDYLSKPEQLREYAEEALRLYDLPVDVSLGQAHVRIRNLPETTEIREIRARHVNKLVSVRGIVRKATDVRPKIEEAAFECQRCGTLTRVPQSSGDFQEPHECQGCERQGPFQINFDQSEFVDAQKIRVQESPEGLRGGETPQAIDVHVEDDITGEVTPGDHVAATGVLNLEQQGNQQEKSPIFDVYMDGVSVEIEEEQFEDMEITEDDKQSIVELSGQPDIYEKMVGSIAPSIYGYDQEKLAMILQLFSGVTKHLPDGSRIRGDLHMLLIGDPGTGKCLDGDTRVTLSDGRDVPIRELVEENLDDPKPIDDGVWDEADFEVPSLTDDGGVESRRATKVWKREAPETMYRIRTSSGHELEVTPSHPLFVQSDGRFAPVRAENLSEGEFVASPRTCPVAGDDTLDVDFRPSESYNAVQLDLPNEWTPKLARLIGYIVAEGYVEQRDDNTGYVSITNNDPEVLDDVADALADLGLNYSEREPYEGKDAREIICSSGEFVSFLANLEPALLDGSKDQRVPAAIQTAEKETRCSFLQAFIEGEGHVSRSQREVSVASMSERLLEDVRSLLITLGIDSQLQERHNGSYRLRVSGRDLSRYVETIGFVTPRKSEAAAEFADVDGNTNTDVVPIGDTLRRVREDLGLAQTDCGIPRSTYQHYERGRRNPSRESLKQIVEAFESAVAEQPRIDEVAPDGGVTLAETIASLRNLAHGDVGWDRIVSIEAVGPDDDWVYDLEVAGTHSYVSNGVISHNSQMLSYIQNIAPRSVYTSGKGSSSAGLTAAAVRDDFGDGQQWTLEAGALVLADQGIAAVDELDKMAADDRSAMHEALEQQKISVSKAGINATLKSRCSLLGAANPKYGRFDQYESIGEQIDLEPALISRFDLIFTVTDQPDEEEDKNLAEHILTTNYAGELNTQRNEMASPDVSREEVEDVTEEVDPVIDAELLRKYVAYAKQNCHPRMTDEAREAIRDFYVDLRAKGQDEDAPVPVTARKLEALVRLAEASARVRLSDTVSLEDAERVIEIVRSCLQDIGVDPETGQFDADVVETGTSKSQRDRIKNLKQLIGDIEEEYDEGAPVDVVMERADEIGMDHSKAEHEIEKLKQKGEVYEPRTDHLRTT, from the coding sequence ATGGCCCAGGCGGAGAACGCGGAACTGGTCGACTCGTTCGAGCAGTTCTACCGGAGCTACTACCGCGACGAGATCGGGAAACTCGCCCAGCAGTACCCGAACGAACGGCGGTCGCTGTACGTCGACTGGCAGGACCTCTACCGCTACGACCCCGACCTGGCCGACGACTACCTCTCGAAGCCCGAACAGCTGCGGGAGTACGCGGAGGAGGCGCTCCGACTGTACGACCTCCCCGTCGACGTGAGCCTCGGGCAGGCCCACGTCCGGATCCGGAACCTCCCCGAGACGACGGAGATCCGGGAGATCCGCGCCCGGCACGTGAACAAGCTCGTGTCGGTCCGCGGCATCGTCCGCAAGGCGACGGACGTCCGGCCGAAGATCGAGGAGGCCGCCTTCGAGTGCCAGCGCTGCGGTACGCTCACGCGCGTCCCGCAGTCCAGCGGCGACTTCCAGGAGCCCCACGAGTGTCAGGGCTGCGAGCGGCAGGGACCGTTCCAGATCAACTTCGACCAGTCCGAGTTCGTCGACGCCCAGAAGATCCGCGTCCAGGAGAGCCCCGAGGGGCTGCGCGGCGGCGAGACGCCGCAGGCGATCGACGTCCACGTCGAGGACGACATCACCGGCGAGGTGACGCCCGGCGACCACGTCGCCGCCACCGGCGTCCTCAACCTCGAACAGCAGGGCAACCAGCAGGAGAAGTCGCCCATCTTCGACGTGTACATGGACGGCGTCTCCGTCGAGATCGAGGAGGAGCAGTTCGAGGACATGGAGATCACGGAGGACGACAAGCAGTCCATCGTCGAACTCTCCGGCCAGCCGGACATCTACGAGAAGATGGTCGGCTCCATCGCCCCCTCCATCTACGGCTACGACCAGGAGAAGCTCGCGATGATCCTCCAGTTGTTCTCGGGCGTGACGAAGCACCTGCCCGACGGGTCGCGAATTCGTGGCGACTTGCATATGCTTTTGATAGGAGATCCGGGTACGGGGAAGTGTCTGGATGGGGATACTCGGGTCACGCTTAGCGACGGCCGCGACGTTCCGATCCGCGAACTCGTCGAGGAGAACCTCGACGATCCGAAGCCGATAGACGACGGCGTATGGGACGAAGCGGACTTCGAGGTACCGTCACTCACCGACGACGGGGGGGTCGAATCTCGACGTGCGACGAAGGTATGGAAGCGCGAAGCGCCGGAGACGATGTACCGGATACGGACGTCCAGTGGACACGAACTGGAAGTGACCCCGTCGCATCCCCTGTTCGTTCAGTCGGACGGTCGATTTGCGCCGGTACGGGCAGAGAACCTTTCAGAAGGAGAGTTCGTTGCGTCGCCCCGCACGTGTCCGGTCGCGGGCGATGACACACTCGACGTTGATTTCCGTCCGTCGGAATCATACAATGCGGTTCAACTTGACCTGCCGAATGAGTGGACGCCGAAGCTTGCACGACTAATCGGGTACATCGTCGCGGAGGGGTACGTTGAGCAGCGCGACGATAACACCGGTTACGTCTCGATAACGAACAACGACCCTGAGGTTCTCGACGACGTCGCCGACGCGCTCGCTGATCTCGGACTGAATTACAGCGAACGAGAGCCTTACGAAGGGAAAGACGCGAGGGAGATCATCTGTTCCTCCGGTGAGTTCGTGAGCTTCCTCGCGAATCTCGAACCGGCACTGCTGGATGGATCCAAAGACCAGCGCGTTCCGGCAGCGATCCAAACAGCCGAAAAGGAAACGAGGTGTTCGTTCCTGCAAGCATTTATCGAAGGCGAAGGACACGTTTCTCGCTCACAGCGAGAAGTGTCGGTCGCCTCGATGAGCGAGCGACTCTTAGAAGACGTTCGGTCGTTGCTGATCACGCTCGGTATCGATAGCCAGCTTCAGGAACGACACAACGGTAGCTATCGACTTCGGGTCAGCGGCCGCGATCTCAGTCGGTACGTCGAGACAATCGGATTCGTTACGCCGAGGAAGTCAGAGGCCGCCGCCGAGTTCGCCGACGTCGACGGGAACACGAACACCGACGTAGTCCCGATCGGTGACACGCTCCGACGAGTCCGAGAGGACCTCGGGCTCGCACAGACTGACTGTGGTATCCCCCGATCCACGTACCAACATTACGAGCGCGGACGGCGGAATCCGAGTCGCGAAAGTCTCAAGCAGATAGTCGAAGCGTTCGAATCGGCGGTTGCGGAGCAGCCTCGAATAGATGAAGTCGCTCCCGACGGCGGGGTTACTCTCGCTGAAACGATCGCGTCACTGCGGAATCTCGCACACGGCGACGTCGGGTGGGACCGTATCGTGTCGATCGAAGCCGTTGGACCTGACGACGATTGGGTGTACGACCTCGAAGTCGCGGGGACCCACAGCTACGTCTCGAACGGAGTGATCTCCCACAACTCCCAAATGCTATCATATATCCAAAATATTGCCCCGCGATCGGTGTACACCTCGGGGAAGGGCTCCTCCTCGGCCGGTCTCACGGCCGCCGCGGTCCGCGACGACTTCGGCGACGGCCAGCAGTGGACGCTGGAGGCGGGCGCGCTGGTGCTCGCCGACCAGGGCATCGCCGCGGTGGACGAGCTCGACAAGATGGCCGCGGACGACCGCTCGGCGATGCACGAGGCGCTCGAACAGCAGAAGATCAGCGTCTCGAAGGCCGGCATCAACGCCACCCTCAAGTCCCGCTGCTCGCTGCTCGGCGCGGCGAACCCGAAGTACGGCCGGTTCGACCAGTACGAGTCCATCGGCGAGCAGATCGACCTCGAACCCGCGCTCATCTCCCGGTTCGACCTCATCTTCACCGTCACGGACCAGCCCGACGAGGAGGAGGACAAGAACCTCGCCGAGCACATCCTGACGACGAACTACGCCGGCGAGCTGAACACCCAGCGCAACGAGATGGCGTCGCCCGACGTCTCCCGCGAGGAGGTCGAGGACGTCACCGAGGAGGTCGACCCCGTCATCGACGCCGAACTCCTCCGGAAGTACGTCGCCTACGCGAAGCAGAACTGCCACCCGCGGATGACCGACGAGGCCCGGGAGGCGATCCGGGACTTCTACGTCGACCTGCGCGCGAAGGGCCAGGACGAGGACGCGCCCGTCCCCGTCACCGCCCGGAAGCTGGAGGCGCTGGTCCGACTGGCGGAGGCGAGCGCTCGCGTGCGCCTCTCCGACACCGTGAGCCTGGAGGACGCAGAGCGCGTCATCGAGATCGTCCGGTCCTGTCTGCAGGACATCGGCGTCGATCCCGAGACGGGGCAGTTCGACGCAGACGTGGTCGAGACCGGGACCTCGAAGTCCCAGCGCGACCGGATCAAGAACCTGAAACAGCTCATCGGCGACATCGAGGAGGAGTACGACGAGGGCGCGCCGGTCGACGTCGTGATGGAGCGGGCCGACGAGATCGGCATGGACCACTCGAAGGCCGAACACGAGATCGAGAAGCTGAAGCAGAAAGGCGAGGTGTACGAGCCCCGCACCGACCACCTCCGGACGACGTAG